The Bubalus bubalis isolate 160015118507 breed Murrah chromosome 1, NDDB_SH_1, whole genome shotgun sequence genome includes a region encoding these proteins:
- the LOC102407682 gene encoding olfactory receptor 5K1-like → MSTEKVDMTEDNHSLTTEFILIGFTNHPELKTLLFLVFFTIYLITMVGNLGLVALIVTEHRLHTPMYIFLGNLALMDSCCSCAITPKMLENLFSKDRMISLYECMAQFYCLCLAETTDCFLLAAMAYDRYVAICKPLQYHTMMSKKLCIQMTTGAYIAGNIHPTIQVGLLFRLTFCKSHQINHFLCDVLPLYRHSCVDPYINELMIFIFAGSVLVFTITTVIISYLFILFTIFKMKSKEGKGKALSTCASHFLSVSIFYGSLLFMYVRPNSVNDEDKDIPVAIFYTLVIPLLNPFIYSLRNKEVINAMKKIMKNL, encoded by the coding sequence ATGTCAACAGAAAAGGTGGATATGACTGAGGATAACCACTCCTTGACAACAGAGTTTATCCTGATAGGATTTACAAATCATCCAGAGCTGAAGACCCTTCTGTTTCTGGTGTTCTTTACCATCTATCTGATCACCATGGTGGGAAATCTTGGCCTGGTGGCACTGATAGTCACAGAGCATCGTCTTCACACACCAATGTACATCTTTCTGGGGAATCTCGCTCTGATGGATTCCTGTTGTTCCTGTGCCATTACCCCAAAGATGCTAGAGAACCTCTTTTCTAAAGACAGAATGATTTCCCTCTATGAATGCATGGCACAATTTTATTGTCTCTGCCTTGCTGAAACTACAGATTGCTTTCTCCTGGCAGCAATGGCCTATgatcgctatgtggccatctgcaaaccactGCAGTACCACACTATGATGTCaaagaaactctgcattcagatgaccACAGGGGCCTACATAGCTGGAAACATTCATCCCACGATTCAAGTAGGACTTCTGTTTAGGCTAACTTTCTGTAAGTCTCATCAAATCAATCACTTTTTGTGTGATGTGCTTCCATTATACAGACACTCTTGTGTGGATCCTTATATCAATGAATTGATGATATTCATCTTTGCAGGGTCAGTTTTAGTCTTCACTATTACCACAGTAATAATCTCttacctttttattcttttcacaatTTTCAAGATGAAGTCCAAAGAGGGAAAAGGTAAAGCCTTATCTACGTGTGCATCccattttctctctgtctcaaTATTCTATGGTTCCCTTCTTTTCATGTATGTTCGACCAAATTCAGTTAATGATGAAGATAAAGATATACCTGTTGCTATTTTTTATACTCTGGTGATTCCCTTGTTAAACCCATTTATTTATAGTCTAAGAAATAAGGAAGTCataaatgctatgaaaaaaattatgaagaatttaTAA